One Silene latifolia isolate original U9 population chromosome 4, ASM4854445v1, whole genome shotgun sequence DNA segment encodes these proteins:
- the LOC141652762 gene encoding uncharacterized protein LOC141652762 produces MMNLRDKETMDTTKMEGDASSSSRWSSGHKNPRIVRVSRTFGGKDRHSKVCTIKGLRDRRIRLSVPTAIQLYDLQDRLDLSQPSKVIDWLLNTTKDDIDELPPLPPIPGSFPPYQQEYGMQLSSSDPFINANLGININSSLNVDVNEIDEDPSIMAKLRYWNSKQRKVIEDDHQDAIGNNQVLAQNLFPIANNHPMYNYCNQYWEPSNISSTQLGSLQHHHQENLTNSSSSLPSPLALSSRSQLFMSPSIGSTSSLLPPPHSSYAQLQVENDTRQFNRITLSNNPSPSSPYSSTGLGLKPFPLSMSYQPHHLHQSDDYGQEKDDNHPWKESSRN; encoded by the coding sequence ATGATGAATTTGAGGGATAAAGAGACAATGGACACTACAAAAATGGAAGGTGATGCTTCTTCTAGTTCAAGGTGGTCATCCGGCCATAAGAACCCAAGAATTGTACGCGTGTCGCGTACATTTGGAGGCAAAGACCGGCATAGCAAAGTTTGCACAATCAAAGGTTTGAGAGATAGAAGAATTCGACTCTCAGTACCTACCGCGATTCAACTCTATGACTTGCAAGATAGGCTTGATTTAAGCCAACCAAGTAAGGTAATTGATTGGTTACTTAATACAACTAAGGATGATATTGATGAACTCCCTCCTTTACCGCCTATACCCGGTAGTTTCCCACCTTATCAACAAGAATATGGTATGCAATTATCTTCTTCGGACCCATTCATCAACGCGAACTTGGGTATTAATATCAATAGTAGCCTCAATGTAGATGTGAATGAGATTGATGAAGACCCATCAATTATGGCAAAATTGAGGTATTGGAATTCTAAGCAAAGGAAAGTTATTGAGGATGATCATCAAGACGCGATTGGAAACAATCAAGTTTTGGCTCAAAACTTGTTTCCAATCGCGAATAATCATCCAATGTACAACTATTGTAATCAATATTGGGAGCCTTCAAATATATCGTCGACACAATTGGGAAGCCTTCAGCATCATCATCAAGAGAACTTAACCAACTCGAGTTCATCATTACCATCTCCATTAGCCCTCTCGTCGAGATCCCAACTATTTATGTCTCCATCAATAGGGTCAACTTCTTCTCTTTTGCCACCTCCACATTCATCATATGCTCAACTTCAAGTCGAGAATGACACTCGACAATTCAATCGTATTACCTTATCAAACAATCCTTCACCTTCATCTCCCTATTCCTCAACTGGCTTAGGCTTGAAACCTTTCCCTTTGAGCATGAGCTATCAACCTCATCATTTACATCAAAGCGATGATTACGGACAAGAAAAGGATGATAATCATCCATGGAAAGAGTCCTCAAGAAATTGA
- the LOC141652763 gene encoding protein LONGIFOLIA 1, protein MAAKLLHSLADDNPDLQKQIGCMTGIIQIFDRQHFISGRRPNQRKALLPPPPSQGNSRVSNGSLDADSSNVYNRETVERNQNNYLNEKRASTESSRASFSCSSHSSSFSSLDFGGTGQPEPSSMDRIIFPEIPSKDPVISQTSSSPKMGRYSVDLRDVVKDSMHRDSRGSSMQTVTKEEGSSYMAHHRDSPRHLQLPKSVDRSLGVGIDIKECDRARANLRDAQWNYDEQELPRLSCESKDRSSLSVQRDGRRFSYDGREVNERIRDGPRLSLDSRDSSARSTIGDSKSNVQSSPTQSRASSVVAKLMGLDMLPDLKPFSESSLGPIKTSREAQGSPLLPLRVPDACRPVRLPKSPRSSRKDPSSPRWMTADTVMKPVSSSKFPNEPAPWKHVDSGRTSPKQASRQVISSVITSRSSPSVFGEIEKRWKDIEFNQSGKDLRALKQILEAMQGKGFLEVRKDEQSLNLKDRRETDKRVVASRNGGGGTSKAFESPIVIMKPGKLVQKSGIPASSIIPIDGLPSLQRRQSNEGPNYRKNSTGSRITKDPVTRDNRRDQAASSTDRKPNIKNTRATQSSSKSPQAVKESSANSLKSSGSISPRLQQKKLDFDKRSRPPTPPSESIKTRSQPFRNSNESVSPGGGRRRLQKTSSVHPNDEQPTVRDNDTRKSNSAMLSESVSRLESRIDVEEDGAEQSAETASCQRPTVEAVKICRSEEAKEDVSSKLGELYTEADFAVGPEQPSPVSVLDSSVYMEGSPSPVKHTSHTLEDDVTPESNDNHTEDLWSSEDSNPSTNTTNIELPSEINRKKLESIDNLVQKLRRLNSSHDEAQTDYIASLCENTNPDHRYISEILLASGLLLRELCSGLTAFQLHPSGHPINPELFFVLEQTKASSLLAKGDHQADLKSSKPEKFHRKLIFDTVNELLAAKLGLAGPPPEPWFKPEKLARKTLNAQKLLRELCGEIELLQARKQESSVEEEEDELKTVLLEDVMRRSNNWTDFRGDISGIVLDVERSIFKDLVDEIVRGETSPVQGKPNRRRRQLFSK, encoded by the exons ATGGCTGCGAAGCTGTTGCATTCGTTAGCAGATGATAATCCTGATTTGCAGAAGCAAATCGGATGTATGACTGGTATTATTCAAATCTTTGATCGTCAGCATTTCATTTCTGGAAGGCGGCCTAATCAACGGAAGgctcttcttcctcctcctccttcccAAG GTAACTCCAGGGTCAGCAATGGAAGTCTCGATGCTGATTCTAGTAATGTGTACAACCGGGAGACAGTG GAAAGAAATCAAAACAATTATTTAAATGAGAAACGAGCTTCAACAGAATCTTCAAGAGCGTCATTCTCATGCTCTTCACATTCATCATCATTTTCCTCCCTCGATTTTGGAGGAACAGGTCAACCTGAGCCCTCTTCCATGGATCGAATAATTTTCCCTGAAATTCCTTCAAAGGACCCAGTCATAAGCCAGACAAGCTCCAGCCCAAAAATGGGAAGGTATTCAGTCGATCTTCGAGATGTGGTCAAAGATTCCATGCACAGAGATTCTAGAGGTTCATCAATGCAGACTGTAACTAAAGAAGAAGGATCTAGCTACATGGCTCACCACAGAGACTCCCCCAGGCATCTCCAATTGCCCAAATCGGTGGATAGATCATTAGGAGTCGGGATCGATATCAAGGAGTGTGATCGGGCTCGTGCTAATCTTCGCGATGCTCAATGGAACTATGATGAACAAGAACTTCCTAGATTGTCATGCGAGTCAAAGGATCGATCTTCTCTATCGGTACAAAGGGATGGACGTCGGTTTTCTTATGATGGGAGAGAGGTAAACGAAAGAATTAGAGATGGGCCAAGGCTTTCTTTGGACAGTAGAGATAGCTCGGCAAGGAGCACCATTGGGGActcaaaatcaaatgtacaatCCTCACCTACACAATCACGGGCTTCTAGTGTTGTGGCAAAACTCATGGGCCTGGATATGTTGCCCGATTTGAAACCTTTCAGTGAGAGTTCATTGGGCCCAATTAAGACTTCACGTGAAGCCCAGGGTTCCCCTCTGCTACCTTTGAGAGTCCCTGATGCGTGTAGGCCAGTTCGACTTCCTAAATCTCCAAGAAGCTCCAGAAAGGATCCTTCTTCACCCAGATGGATGACTGCTGATACTGTGATGAAACCCGTGTCTAGTTCTAAATTTCCCAATGAACCTGCACCATGGAAGCACGTGGACAGTGGTCGTACTTCACCGAAGCAAGCTTCAAGGCAGGTAATTTCCTCGGTGATTACCTCGAGAAGCTCACCTTCCGTTTTTGGTGAAATTGAGAAAAGGTGGAAGGATATCGAGTTTAATCAATCCGGAAAAGACCTTAGAGCTTTAAAGCAAATACTTGAAGCAATGcaggggaaagggtttttggAGGTTCGTAAAGACGAGCAATCTTTGAACTTGAAAGATAGGAGGGAGACTGATAAGAGAGTTGTAGCATCTAGAAATGGGGGAGGTGGAACTTCTAAAGCATTTGAATCACCAATCGTGATCATGAAGCCTGGGAAACTTGTTCAGAAGTCTGGTATTCCTGCTTCCTCCATTATCCCAATTGATGGCTTACCAAGTCTTCAAAGACGGCAAAGTAATGAGGGTCCCAATTATCGTAAAAATTCAACCGGCAGCAGAATAACTAAGGACCCTGTGACTAGAGATAATCGAAGAGATCAAGCAGCTTCTTCTACTGATAGAAAACCAAACATAAAAAATACAAGGGCGACTCAAAGTTCATCTAAGTCTCCTCAGGCAGTGAAGGAAAGCTCAGCGAATTCTCTAAAGAGCTCGGGATCCATCAGCCCTAGATTGCAGCAAAAGAAACTCGATTTTGATAAGAGATCTCGCCCACCAACCCCGCCATCTGAATCCATTAAAACAAGAAGCCAACCTTTCCGAAATTCTAATGAATCCGTCTCCCCTGGTGGTGGGAGACGTCGATTGCAGAAGACTAGTAGTGTGCACCCGAATGATGAACAACCTACTGTGAGAGATAATGACACTAGAAAATCCAACTCAGCTATGCTCTCTGAAAGCGTTTCGAGACTAGAGTCGAGGATAGACGTAGAAGAAGATGGCGCTGAACAGTCTGCCGAGACAGCCAGCTGTCAAAGGCCAACAGTTGAAGCTGTTAAAATATGCCGGTCCGAAGAAGCAAAAGAA GACGTAAGCTCGAAACTAGGTGAGCTGTACACAGAAGCGGATTTTGCTGTTGGCCCTGAACAACCTAGTCCTGTCTCCGTGCTCGACTCCTCTGTTTACATGGAAGGCTCTCCATCTCCTGTTAaacacacatcacacacccttgAAG ATGATGTAACTCCTGAATCCAATGACAACCACACTGAAGATCTGTGGAGTTCAGAGGATAGCAACCCCTCCACAAACACCACAAATATCGAGCTTCCTTCCGAAATCAATCGCAAGAAATTAGAGAGCATTGATAACTTGGTTCAGAAGCTTAGAAGATTAAACTCGTCACACGATGAAGCGCAAACCGATTACATTGCATCATTGTGTGAGAACACCAACCCAGATCACAGATACATATCTGAGATACTCTTGGCTTCAGGCCTTCTTCTCAGAGAGCTTTGTTCGGGCTTGACTGCCTTCCAACTTCACCCTTCTGGCCATCCCATCAATCCCGAATTATTTTTCGTGCTAGAACAGACGAAAGCAAGCAGTTTACTTGCTAAAGGTGATCACCAGGCTGATCTTAAGTCGTCCAAACCCGAAAAGTTTCACAGGAAACTTATTTTCGATACCGTCAATGAACTCCTTGCGGCAAAGCTGGGCTTAGCAGGCCCCCCTCCCGAGCCATGGTTCAAGCCAGAGAAGCTCGCTAGAAAAACCCTTAACGCCCAGAAGCTCTTGAGGGAATTATGTGGAGAGATAGAACTACTACAAGCTAGAAAGCAGGAATCGAGTGTGGAGGAAGAAGAGGACGAACTGAAAACCGTCTTGTTGGAGGACGTGATGCGTAGATCAAATAACTGGACTGATTTTCGAGGTGACATTTCTGGCATCGTTCTGGATGTCGAGCGGTCCATCTTTAAGGATTTGGTGGATGAAATTGTTAGGGGCGAGACAAGTCCGGTTCAAGGCAAACCTAACAGGCGACGAAGGCAGCTCTTTTCCAAGTAA